Proteins encoded together in one Cyanobium sp. WAJ14-Wanaka window:
- the htpG gene encoding molecular chaperone HtpG produces MDPHNTSVLQAEQGQIQIHTENIFPIIKKAVYSGHEVFLRELVSNGVDAISKRRMAAMAGDCLEGSEGLISIRINREANTLTISDNGIGMDADEVKRYINQVAFSSAEDFLEKYKQESDAIIGHFGLGFYSSFMVAKQVEMVSLSAKQGSEAVRWSCDGSPNFTLEAAERNEPGTDVVLHLMDEELEYIEPSRIRTLITTYCDFMPVAVQLEGETVNKREAPWRKSPRDLSGDDYIQLYRYLYPFQGDPLLWVHLNTDYPYNLQGILYFPKLGGRADWEKGEIRLYCNQVFVSDSIKEVVPRYLLPLRGVIDSPDIPLNVSRSALQTDRRVRSIGSFVAKKVGDRLKQLHSDEPRRYAEIWESLAPFIKIGAMEDDKFAEQVADLVLFGTTARAQEGGEAELANPDPIPTDRQRASGASAYTTLAGYRGRLAADNSQRILYCTDEAGQAGPLSLWTSQGAEVLLADTFIDSQFIPWLEMRHGELKFQRVDAELDDSLQEKESELADADGKDSSEKIRDLFKSALANDKITIQVQALKGENSPAALILLPEQMRRINDMGALMEQRLPGLPDHHVLLVNRKHSLVEGVLKLSAGSVITGSGISPSQELANGLSRHLYETARLAVGGMEPNELAGYQQRSCDLMGQLMERGL; encoded by the coding sequence ATGGATCCGCATAACACCTCCGTGCTGCAGGCAGAACAGGGTCAGATCCAGATCCATACAGAGAACATCTTCCCGATCATCAAAAAGGCTGTCTACAGCGGCCATGAGGTGTTCCTGAGGGAGCTGGTCAGTAACGGCGTTGATGCGATCAGCAAGCGCCGGATGGCAGCCATGGCTGGTGATTGCCTGGAGGGCAGCGAGGGCCTGATTTCGATCCGAATCAATCGGGAAGCCAACACCCTCACAATTTCCGACAACGGCATCGGCATGGATGCTGATGAGGTAAAGCGCTACATCAACCAGGTGGCCTTCTCAAGCGCAGAGGATTTTCTCGAGAAATACAAGCAGGAAAGCGACGCAATCATTGGCCACTTTGGACTGGGCTTCTACTCCAGTTTCATGGTGGCCAAGCAGGTGGAAATGGTCAGCCTCAGCGCCAAGCAGGGCAGCGAGGCGGTGCGTTGGAGCTGTGATGGTTCACCCAATTTCACCCTGGAGGCCGCTGAGCGAAATGAGCCCGGCACCGATGTGGTCCTGCACCTGATGGATGAGGAGCTCGAATACATCGAGCCATCCAGGATTCGCACCCTGATCACCACCTACTGCGACTTCATGCCCGTAGCGGTGCAGCTGGAGGGTGAAACGGTCAACAAGCGCGAGGCGCCCTGGCGCAAGAGCCCCCGGGACCTCTCAGGCGACGACTACATCCAGCTCTACCGCTACCTCTATCCATTCCAGGGGGACCCCCTGCTCTGGGTGCACCTAAACACCGATTACCCCTACAACCTCCAAGGAATCCTCTACTTCCCCAAGTTGGGCGGCCGGGCGGACTGGGAGAAGGGAGAGATTCGCCTCTACTGCAACCAGGTGTTTGTTAGCGATTCGATCAAGGAGGTGGTGCCCCGCTACCTTCTGCCTCTGCGGGGTGTGATCGATTCCCCTGATATCCCCCTCAATGTCAGCCGTTCTGCCCTGCAAACAGACAGAAGAGTGCGCTCAATCGGGTCCTTTGTGGCCAAAAAAGTTGGGGATCGCCTCAAGCAACTGCATAGCGATGAACCCCGCCGCTATGCCGAGATCTGGGAATCCCTGGCCCCCTTCATCAAGATCGGCGCCATGGAGGACGACAAGTTTGCGGAGCAGGTGGCCGATCTGGTGCTGTTTGGCACCACAGCAAGGGCCCAGGAGGGTGGTGAGGCCGAACTTGCCAACCCTGATCCGATTCCAACGGATCGCCAAAGGGCCAGTGGCGCCAGTGCTTACACAACCCTGGCGGGGTACCGCGGCCGGCTCGCAGCAGACAACAGCCAGCGGATTCTCTATTGCACCGATGAGGCTGGCCAGGCCGGGCCCCTCTCGCTCTGGACCAGCCAGGGAGCTGAGGTTTTGCTGGCAGACACCTTCATAGACAGCCAATTCATCCCCTGGCTGGAGATGCGCCATGGGGAACTGAAGTTTCAGCGGGTCGATGCCGAACTGGATGACTCCCTGCAGGAAAAGGAGAGTGAGCTGGCCGATGCCGATGGCAAGGACAGCTCCGAGAAGATCCGCGACCTATTCAAATCAGCCCTTGCCAACGACAAAATCACAATTCAGGTGCAGGCCCTGAAGGGTGAAAACTCCCCTGCGGCCCTGATCCTTCTGCCGGAACAGATGCGCCGCATCAACGACATGGGGGCCCTGATGGAGCAGCGCCTACCGGGCCTTCCCGACCACCATGTGCTTTTGGTGAATCGAAAGCACAGCCTGGTTGAGGGTGTGCTGAAGCTGAGTGCGGGTTCCGTGATTACGGGTTCTGGCATTTCCCCCAGCCAGGAACTGGCCAATGGGCTCAGCCGCCATCTCTATGAAACCGCCCGGCTGGCAGTGGGTGGCATGGAGCCCAACGAACTGGCCGGCTACCAGCAGCGCAGCTGTGATCTGATGGGCCAGCTGATGGAGCGGGGCCTTTAG
- a CDS encoding ferredoxin family protein, with translation MAHTIVTNVCEGVADCVDACPVACIHPGQGANSKGTNFYWIDFDTCIDCGICLQVCPVAGAIIPEEKPDLQKAG, from the coding sequence ATGGCCCACACCATCGTGACCAACGTCTGCGAGGGGGTTGCAGATTGCGTGGATGCCTGCCCAGTGGCCTGCATCCACCCTGGCCAGGGGGCTAACAGCAAGGGAACCAATTTCTATTGGATAGATTTCGACACCTGCATCGACTGCGGAATCTGCCTGCAGGTCTGTCCGGTAGCTGGGGCAATCATCCCTGAGGAGAAGCCCGACCTGCAAAAGGCAGGCTGA